The sequence below is a genomic window from Campylobacter ornithocola.
ATATCGCTTCTCACTTACTTTTTGAAGTAGTTGAAGATAAATTAATCATAAGAGCAAGTGATTATGAAATAGGTATTAATTATAAAATAAAAAAAATCAAAGTTGAAAGTGCAGGTTTTGCAACTGCTAATGCTAAAAGTATTTTAGATATTATTAAAAGTTTAAATAATGAAGATGTAGTCTTAGAAACTATAGAAAATTTCCTTTTTATTAGACAAAAAGGAACTAAATATAAACTTCCTATGTTTAATTATGAAGATTTCCCAAATTTCCCAAGCACTGAAGGAAAAGATAAATTTGATATTGATTCAAGTGATTTAAGTAGATCTTTGAAAAAAATTCTACCTGCAGTTGATACAAATAATCCAAAGTATTCTTTAAATGGTGCTTTACTTGATATAAAAACTACTCACATTAGTTTCGTAGGAACAGATACTAAACGCTTAGCAGTTTTTACACTAAATAAAACAAATGAAAAAGAATTTAACCTTTGTATCCCTAAAAAAGCTATTTTAGAAATGCAAAAAATCTTTTTTGAAAAAATTGAAATTTATTATGATGAAAATATATTGATTGCAAAAAATGATAATTTTGAGTTTTTCACAAAACTTATTAATGATAAATTCCCTGATTATGAAAGAGTAATTCCAAAAAATATCACAAAAGAATTTATTTTTAAAACTGAAGAATTTATGGACGCATTGAAAAAAATCAATGTGATCACTGAAAAAATGAAATTAAATTTCCATAAAGATAAACTTGTATTTGAAGGTATTAGTTTAGATAATATGGAAGCAAAAACTGAACTCGAAATGGAACTTAATATAGATGAGGAATTTAATCTTTGCATTAAAAATAAATTCATCACTGACTTTTTAAATTCTATTGAAAGTGAAACATTTAAACTTAGCATAAATGAACCTCATATGGCCTTTTTAGTTTCAAGTGAAGAATTACAAACTGTGATTATGCCAGTTATTTTATAAGGAAAATAAATGCAAGAAAATCAAAATTATGGCGCAGGAAATATTAAAGTTTTAAAAGGCTTAGAAGCTGTTAGAAAACGCCCTGGTATGTATATAGGTGATACCAACATAAATGGACTCCATCATATGATTTATGAAGTAGTGGATAATTCTATCGATGAAGCTATGGCAGGTTTTTGTGATACGATCAATATAGAAATCACTACTGAGGGCTCTTGTATAGTGAGTGATAATGGTAGAGGAATTCCAGTTGGAATTCACCCTACTGAAAATATCCCTACTTTAACTGTAGTTTTAACTGTACTTCATGCAGGTGGAAAATTTGATAAAGATACTTA
It includes:
- the dnaN gene encoding DNA polymerase III subunit beta gives rise to the protein MKISINKNTLESAIVLTNSYVDKKDSSNIASHLLFEVVEDKLIIRASDYEIGINYKIKKIKVESAGFATANAKSILDIIKSLNNEDVVLETIENFLFIRQKGTKYKLPMFNYEDFPNFPSTEGKDKFDIDSSDLSRSLKKILPAVDTNNPKYSLNGALLDIKTTHISFVGTDTKRLAVFTLNKTNEKEFNLCIPKKAILEMQKIFFEKIEIYYDENILIAKNDNFEFFTKLINDKFPDYERVIPKNITKEFIFKTEEFMDALKKINVITEKMKLNFHKDKLVFEGISLDNMEAKTELEMELNIDEEFNLCIKNKFITDFLNSIESETFKLSINEPHMAFLVSSEELQTVIMPVIL